One stretch of Ananas comosus cultivar F153 linkage group 6, ASM154086v1, whole genome shotgun sequence DNA includes these proteins:
- the LOC109712217 gene encoding 60S ribosomal protein L35a-1 gives MVKGRQGERVRLYVRGTILGYKRSKSNQYENTSLIQIEGVNTKEEVAWYCGKRMAYIYKAKTKSKGTHYRCIWGKVTRPHGNSGVVRAKFKSNLPPKSMGAKVRVFMYPSNI, from the exons ATGGTGAAGGGGCGCCAGGGCGAGCGCGTCAG ATTGTACGTCCGCGGGACGATCCTCGGATACAAGAG ATCGAAATCGAACCAGTATGAGAACACGTCGCTCATCCAGATCGAGGGCGTGAACACGAAGGAGGAGGTGGCGTGGTACTGCGGGAAGAGAATGGCCTACATCTACAAGGCGAAGACCAAGTCGAAGGGGACCCACTACCGCTGCATATGGGGGAAGGTCACGCGCCCGCACGGCAACAGCGGCGTCGTTCGCGCCAAGTTCAAGTCCAACTTGCCCCCCAAATCTATG GGTGCAAAGGTTAGGGTTTTCATGTACCCAAGCAAcatttga